The Asticcacaulis sp. EMRT-3 genome segment CGAGATCCGTTCGTCATTGTTGACTTGGAAGGAACTGCCTCGAAAACAATGGGCTTTGCCATCGGCGAGAGCGATTTTATCGTGATTCCGTGCAAGGAACAGCAACAGGACGCGGAGGCTGCCATTCAGGTAATCCGAAGCATGCAACGCGATTTCAAGCAGATGCGACGTGAGATTCCATTTGCATTGCTCTTTACGATGACGAAATACGTCAAATCACGCGCTGCCCGCATCATCGTTGACCAGTTCAGAAGCAGTTCGATTCCCACCTTCAAGGCCGAAATCACCGAGCGGGACGCCTATTCGCAGATATTCTTGAGGGGAGGCACGATTTACGACCTCAAGAATACCGTGAACAACGTCGACAAGGCCATCCTCAACATCGAGGAATTTATGGTTGAGCTCGTTCAGACTCTTAAAACCAAGCTGAATAAGGAAGCGGCGTAATGAGCAATTCCTCCAACGCACCTACGGCGCCAAAGACTTTGCAGCTTGACGGCCTCCTTGACGATTTCGAACCGCGCATAAAACCTGCCGCTCTCGCGACGCCTAATACGCCGAGATCCCGACCAGTCCAGAAGGAAACCGTTTTTCCTTCACGGGAACCGAAAGGGCCCAAGCACGTCCAGGTGAATTGCTATCTCAGATCCGAAGTCGGCGAGCGGTTTCGAGCATTCCTAAAGCGTGACGAATACACGACCTGGACTTACGCTCAGGCGATTGAGTTTTTGATGGATTACCACGATCGCAACGTGAAAAAGACCGGGAAGTAAGCCGGGGAGGGGACTCGCGGATCCCAATCAGTGACTCTCCCCCAGGAGGCCTCTTTCAGGCCCCGAACAGCGCTTTTTACGGCTTTTCTTAACCGCAAGACCTTCATTGGCGCATTTTGGTCAATTCCCGGACCTCTGGGGGCCCGGCAAGGGCTTTTTGCGCAGTTCGGGGGAGGGTGCTCGCGCGCTGCTTTCATAACGGTGGTAGACCCTTGTGAGCGTTTCAAGACAATCTCGCTGGTTTCGCGCGCCATCCGAACGGTGCCTGGTACTTCGCGTGGGTTTCGAAATGCGATGCGACCGATTGCGTAGCGAGAGTGACGAAAATCCCGACGGGCCCAGTTTAGATCGTAGATGCGTCATCTACCTACCGCCGAGCCCTATGTGTTATTATGTGTTAGATTCAGTGTTAGCGTGTGAAGAGAGCAAGTTAGTTTGCTGAATAATCAAAGCGAATCCGGAATCGCTGGTGGGTGAAGTTACGAAACCCGGTGGGCATTGTACCGTCATCGGGTGGTCGTTGTTACGTCGTGGGCTGATTTGCCGCTTAGCCTGCATAATTTCGCGGAATCGGTGGGTGAAGTTACGAATAGGCCCCCAATTCGCTCGAGTTACAAGGCCCTGGCGTGAAACCGCCTGCACCCGGGCGCGCGAAGTGGGTGAAGTTACGACCAATGTCCGAGTCCCGGAAGTGAGGAAATCCGGTTCAACTAATTGTTTTTGTTGCATATTAATAATCGTAAATTCTTAGACTCTGGTTTAAGTGATGGCTGGGGTTTACATATTTGGCACTTGGTGGGTGAAGTTACGAAGAAAAGACTTGCGCTGGTGGGCAAAGTTACGAACAATAGCCAAACTCCCACCGATTCTCTTCCCAATTCTTTTCTGTTAAAAAACAGTAGGATAGGTAAATTTAAAAGCCGTTCGGTGGGTGAAGTTACGTATGCCTTTTGTGACATGACGCCCCTGGTGGGCATTGTTACGCCGAGAATCGGTGTCACGGCGAGTCAAATTCACCAATAGAGTGGGTGAAGTTACGAACGGAAAGGACGGAGAAACGAGCGAATATGTCCCGGCGCCCAAGAAAGTTATCAACAGATGGGGATACGGAGGAGTTATTCCGTATCGTCACGGCTCGCGAGGAAGACAAGCAGGCAGCCGCGGCCGCCGAAGGCGAGGTTGTGGGCGCAGTCCCGGCCCATCTTGATACATCGAAGCCTACTGTGCGGCGCGCCCCGTTGATGCGCGAAAGGCGGGGGATAGATCTTTTCATGATCGATCCACTCTCCGGCGTTATTCTGAAGAGTGACATGCAATCGCTTGAGCACCCGATCTTCTCGTTGTCGAAGGTCCGTGACATGTCGACCTACCATTACGAACATAATGGCAATTGGCTTGAGGTCACTCCGTCATCGATCGGTCGGGCGACCATCTATGATCGCGATCTGATCCTTTACATCACTAGCCATATCGTTAGAGCGGTCAATGAAGGTCGCGGTGTTAGCCAGACAGTGCGTCTGACGGCGCATGATTTCCTGAAATTTGCCAACCGCGGCAATGGCGGAAGGTCCTATGAGCTTCTTAGAGAGTCGCTGACACGTTTGGGCGGAACGCGGATTCAGACCAATATCAAAACCAACGATACGGATGAGTTTCGAACGTTTGGCCTTGTCGAGTCGGCCAGCATTCTGCGGGAGACGCGCGACGGCCAGATGCTCGACCTCGAAATCAAGGTTTCGGATTGGCTGTTCAAAGCCATCTCCAACAGCGAGGTCCTGGCCCTGCATCCCGACTATTTCCGGTTAAAGCGGCCATTGGAGCGACGGCTCTACGAACTCGCACGCAAACATTGCGGTCGCCAGGAAAGCTGGGTTGTCTCACTGGATGTATGCTTGAAGAAGTCCGGCTCGAGGGGAGAAATGAAGGAGTTCCGCCGAATGGTTCGTGAGATTGTCGAGACAAACGCAGAAACGCACCATTTCCCGGACTACGATATTCGGATGGAAGGGGACTATCTCGTCTTCGAACTCCGGAGCATTTCAGCTCTCTCTAAGCCTTTGGTGACCGCTGAAGCCGGTCAACCGCGACTAAAACCCGACACCTATGAAAAGGCAAAGAAGGCGGCACCGGGGATGGATGTCTACGCGATGGAGGCGGATTGGCTGGCCTATTGGCAATCGTCGGGACGACCGAAGCTGAAGTCTGCCGATGGCGCCTTTGTCGCCTATTGCAAAAGTCGGGGAGGAGAAGGCAGGAAGCCCGCCAGGGCCTCAGCCCGGCACTAAGGGAAGGCTCCCCATGCTTGAACTGGTGGCCCAGCTGATTGATTGTAAGGTCAGTACCAATGTTGGACTCGGGTAGCCGCCTATGGTCGATACGGGAAGGATGACGAGGCGGTCACCATTTCGACACGTGTTACACCCGAGACCGCATAATCTCTTCGAGATTTTGCGAACACGCAGGATCTGAAATTTACAGACCTGATCGATCGGATTGTGTCTGAATTTCGAAGTACTCACGACAAATAGACATTTCATCGCACGCCTGTCTAAACAGGCCAGGGGGGTCTAACTTTTCCACGGACCTCGCGCATCTTCGGGTGGAGTCCTGGAATTGATCTGTTAAGGTGCCAGCATCAATTAAAGTTAATGGGACGGCACGCCGAAATGAAGACGCTGGTGTTAGCAAACCAAAAGGGAGGCGTTGGGAAAAGCGCGGTCGCAACACAGTTTGCCCAATATCTGATTGAACAGGGTCACCGGGTTCTGTTTATAGATCTCGATCATCAGCGTAACTCGTCCAAGGCACTAGCCAAAAGTGGCCGTGCGACTATTGCCCCCTTCACCGCCACTAAAATCTTCGAGGGCGTAGGGCTGACAGCTCCATCTGCCACATTTGCATTGGTCGAAGGCGATGGCGATCTCAGTGGCATGGAAAGGCAGCCCACCGCGCACAACGCATTTGTCAACGCGTTGAAAGCCTTCCTAGATCGCAACGCACACGCGTTCGACGTCTGTGTACTTGATACCAATCCAAATCCTGACATTCGCTACGCCGCCGGATTGATCGTTGCGGACTATGTCCTATCGCCAATTCAACTCAATCAGGAAGCCATCGATGGAATCGGTGGTTTGCTGAATCACACGCGTTATGGCATCCGAAAAATAAAAGCGACGCTTAACCCCAGCCTCGAATTGATCGGTATTCTGCCTAACCTGGTCGAACCGACACCCTTTCAGCGCGGGAATCTCAAGCAGATCGCAGAAGGCTTCGGCCAGCTGTTGATTCCGACAGGGGAGGGGAGTGGCATCGCGCTACTTCCGCGTCGTTCAGTTTTTGCCGAAGCTCAGGCCGACGGGACCTATATCGCCAACCTGAAGAAAACCGCTGCCCGTGATACCTGGCGTGAAATTCGCCCGGTGTTTGAAGCCATTGCCCACCGTATGGGATTAGAGGTGCTCAATGACGCTTGATCTGTCAGCCCTGGATGATCCGTTGGAAATCTCGACGGGTAAGCCGCTTCAGGTCTTACTTTCGGATATCGAAGAAGACCCTAACCAGCCGCGTGTTGAATTCGACGAAGACGCCATGGCCGACATGGAGGCGTCAATCAGAGCTAAGGGCGTCATCTCACCGGTGTCCATCCGACCCCATCCTCAAAAGCTCGGCAAATACCTTCTCAATTTCGGTGCCCGGCGTTTGCGTGGCTCAAGACGTGCTGGCCGAGATACCATTCCCGCCTTTATCGATGAAGGCCATGACGATTTCGATCAGGTTATCGAAAACGAACAACGCGAGAATCTGAAACCCATAGAGTTGGCTTTGTTCATCCAGCGCAAGCTTGACGCCGGTGCCAAAAAGGCCGACATCGCGCGCCGTCTTGGCAAGCCTGCGCCTGTCATTACCGAACATCTGGCTTTGATCGATCTGCCGCCAAGTCTGGAGCGCGCCTATCGCGACGGACGGCTCTCGTCTCCCAAGACCATTTACGAACTGCGCAGCCTTCACGCGAAGTTCCCAGCCGAGGTCGAGCGTTGGGTTGCCAAGCCCGTTGAAATTACGCGCGCCACAGTCAGCAATCTGGCCGCTGCACTGAAGGCGCCGCCATTGACGGCCCCCTTAGTCATGACTAAGGATTCTGAGGCTATGGAAGTTGCCCCTAAGCCGTCAAACAAGGCGACCGCTAAGGTGCCAGCCTTTGCTGCGCCCCAACCGATTAAGCGCCCCAAGATCCTTGTCGAACACAAGAGTCGCCCCGCGACGCTCATACTTGATCGGCGACCGCCGCTCCCCGGCATGGTTTATATCCGCTATGACACGGATCCGGACAGCAAGGACGTGCAGGTGGAGGCTGATACGGTCACCCTTAGCCAGATCATTGAAGACGAGACAGGCAATAGCTGAAGGGTCGCTTCAGGCTTCGTACCGGGAGGTTCATTTGATGTCGGCTCATCAGCTCATGATCTCAGACAGATAGAGCATGTGGGCTTGATCGAGGCTTAGCTCTTTTTCATCGAACACACAGAAATGCGCCGCCGCTTCAGGTGAGGACATCAGCCGAACAATTCCAAAATTTCCCTTTTGGGGATCAGAGGATTGTTGCCAAATCTGTTTATTGCCAAGGGCTATCGGTCAGTGCCAATCGCGGCCTCGAATGGATTAGGTCTGGACAAAAACCAGCTTCGCTTCGATCCTTTTACCGCAATATTCCCCACCGGTTAATTTCCGCCGCGCAAGCGCTTTGCATCGCCAGACAAATTAGCCGGAGCGGCATCTTCTTCACTTCGTTACGACCCTGCGGGTGCGGCCGGATCGTGTTCGTCCTCTTGACCTCCATCGAGGCCGCGATTGGCGCGGCCAGATAGCAAGAAGGCAAACGACAATGGCAACCATCGGTACTTTCACCAAGACGGAAAACGGCTACACCGGTTCGGTCAAAACCCTCAACCTTAACGCCAAGGCGCAAATCGTCGCAGTCGAGAAGGACAATGAGCGCAGCCCCGACTACCGCGTCTACTCAGGAACTATCGAGATCGGTGCTGGGTGGACCAAGACCGCACGCGAAAGCAACCGCGACTATGTGTCACTGAAGCTCGATGATCCCTCCCTGCCAGCCCCGATCTTCGGCAGCCTCGTTCAGGCGGAAGACTCCGAAACCTACAACCTGATCTGGTCGCGCCGCCCCGGCGAGTAGGTATCTCGGCCCATCCCCGCTCGAATGAGCGGGGATTTTGCAGGGCCCGTCATCTGGAGAGGCTTAAATTTGGGAGTCCAGCCGAGATAGAAGGCTCTTTGCAAAACCGACTAAGGCGCCGTCCGACGTCCTTAGTGCCGTAGCTCAATTTTATAGCGACGACTGTCGCCAAGAGGCAGGTTTTCGGCTAATGTGGAATCTAATTCCATATTGGACGAGATTTATGCGCCACAGACACCGCACGCTCAGCAAAACCCTGGAGACCGTCTCCACTGTCTTCCCCGTCGTCCTCATCACTGGGCCCCGGCAGGTTGGTAAGACGACTTTGCTTCAGGACTGTGCCGAAGCGACCCGTGGTTACGTCAGCCTGGATGACCTCGATCAACGCGCCTTAGCACAAACCGATCCGGCCTTGTTCCTGCAATTACATAAGGCACCTCTGATTATAGACGAGGTGCAATATGCACCGCAGTTGTTCAGCGTCATCAAAGGCCTTGTCGACAAGGATCAAACCAGCGGCCAGTACTGGCTCACGGGCTCGCAAAAATTCCATCTGATGCACGGCATTTCCGAAACTCTTGCCGGTCGGATTGCCATTCTCGATCTGATCGGCCTGTCCCAGACCGAACGCGATGATCGCGCCGTCGCGCAAAGCCCTTTCCTCCCGACGCTGGATTGGATTGAAAAAGCCCGACCACAGCCGTCAAGCTCGGCGGTCCTCGATGTCTATCACACGATCTGGACAGGAAGCTTCCCGGCTATCGCGCTTAACCCGGATATGCCGCGAGATATTTTCTATAGTTCCTACATCCAAACCTATATCCAGCGGGATGTCAGAGATCTGACGCGCGTGGGGGACGAAGTCGCCTTCGCACGCTTCCTCCGCGCCGCGGCAGCCCGCACCGGCCAACTCATCAACTACGCCGACATGGCACGCGATGTCGATGTCGACCAGAAAACGATCAAGGCCTGGCTTTCGATCCTCGAGACGTCGGGGCTTGTCTTTATGCTTCAGCCTTACCACAACAATATCACCAATCGCCTGGTCAAGACGCCGAAGCTCTATTTCCTGGATACCGGACTGTGCGCCTATCTAACTCAGTGGTCGACGCCGGAAGCTCTCGAAGCTGGTGCGATGTCGGGTGCCATCCTTGAAACCTATATGCTGGCCGAGATTCTCAAATCCTATTGGAACCGAGGGAAGGTCGGCAATTTCTATTTTTATCGTGACCGTGATCAGAGGGAGGTTGATCTGCTGATCAGTCAGGATGGGAAGCTTTACCCCATCGAATTCAAGAAGACGATGACGCCCAGTCTGGGTGCCACAAAGAATTTCGCGGCCTTGGAAGCCCTGAAACAGCCGATCGGTGATGGATGCGTTATCTGCCTAAAGGAAATTGATATCCCCCTGTCAAAGGCGGTTTGGGCAATTCCGGTGGGATACCTGTAACATCGCCATAACTTCTGGCAGATCGCTGTCAGTACGAATGTGCGCGAATGCGGGCCGTTTGGTTCTTTTCATATAAAGGAACAGCGGACACTTAGCTCACTAGCCGCGACGGTCGCGCGACTCCAGGCGGTGGGACGCAATATGGCAAGAGTGAGAGTCTGCGTTCGGGTGCCGTGACGGGTGGAAGACCAGAGGAAAGGCCTCCGGCGCTCGTCTCGGAGATCGATCATGAGCGGCTATCAGAAACATTCGACCGGCGGCGAAGGGCCGGCCAGTCTTTACAGTGATATTACTCGAAAAATCATCGCGGAGCTTGAGGCTGGCAATGTCCCCTGGGTCCAGCCATGGGCTGGGTCGGGGAGAGGGGGCGCCGCCGTCGGTATGCCTGCTAATGCCTCCACCCACAGGCGCTATTCCGGGATCAACATCCTGATTCTGTGGAATGCAGTGATCAAGCGAGGCTTCGCCCACCAAGGTTGGCTGACGTTCCGGCAGGCGCTGAGCCTTGGCGGCTGCGTCAGGAAGGGGGAACACGGCACCACGGTCGTTTATGCAGACCGCTTTGTCCCTCGAACTGAGCGTCAACGTCTCGATGCGGGTGGCGATGATATTCGTGCTATCCCATTCCTGAAGCGTTTTACGGTTTTCAACATTGCTCAGTGCGACGGTCTGCCTGATGACGGGACAGGACTGGAGACGGTGCCGGATACGCCGCAGATCGACCCCAGCGTCCGCAATCTGATCGCAAAAAGTGGCATAGATTTCCGCGTTGGTGGCGACAGGGCCTATTACGTTCCGTCCCACGATTACGTCCAGATCCCGCCGCCTGAGGCATATTTTGAGCCCATCAATTGGCACCGTACCGCGCTTCATGAACTTGGGCACGCAAGTGGTCACCCATCGCGCCTAAATCGCGATCTGACGGGACCGTTTGGCAGCCGTAAATATGCCGCCGAAGAATTAGTGGCCGAGATGACCTCGGCCTTTTGCTGCGCTTCGCTCGGCATTATGCCGACGGTACGCCATTCCGATTACATCGCCAACTGGTTGGAAGTCCTTCGCGAAGACGACAAGGCAATCTTCCGTGCCGCCTCTCAGGCCAGCAAATCCGCTGACTACCTTCTGGGTTTTTTAAAAGCTGAGGATGAAAGCGAGGCAGCAGCAGCAGCGGCCGCCGCAGCAGCAAGGGACGATCTGGCGGCAGCCTGAACGTGCCGAGGAGAGAGGTCGAGGGCTTCGCATGGTTTCGTGGCGGGTTGAAGGTCGAGAGAGAGGCTCTCGGCCGCTCGCTGCGGAGTTCTCAAATGACCCAAGCGACCCAGAAGATCGTCCTTAGCACATCGCGGGACATCCCCCTCAACAAGCTGGTCTTGTCCCAGTCCAATGTTCGGATTGTCAAATCCGGCATCTCTATTGAGGAATTGGCCGAAGATATCGCGCGCCGAACCCTCCTTCAAAGCCTCAATGTCCGCCCGGTCTTAAGCGGCGACGGGATCGAGACCGGAATGTTCGAGGTGCCCGCCGGCGGTCGGCGCTACCGCGCCCTGCAATTGTTGGTCAAACAGAAACGTCTGGCCAAGGATGCCCCTATCAACTGCGTTGTGCGCGCGGCTGGCAGTGACACGACTGCAGAGGAAGATTCGCTCGCAGAGAATGTTCAACGCGTTGCCTTGCATCCGCTCGACCAGTTTCGCGCCTTTCAAGCTCTACGCGGACAGGGTGCCAGTGAAGAGGAAATCGCGGCCCGGTTCTTCGTCAACCTCAATGTCGTCCAGCAGCGTTTGCGTCTGGCCTCGGTCTCGCCAGCCTTGCTTGAAGTCTATGCGGAGGACGGCATGACCCTCAACCAGCTGATGGCGTTCTCGGTCTCAACTGACCAAGTACGCCAAGAACAGGTCTGGGCCAATATTAAGGACGGCTATTCAAAAGAGCCTTATCACATCAAACGCCTGCTCACGGAGCACACGATTGAAGCATCGGACAGAAGGGCCTTATTCGTTGGCGTCGATGCATATGAGGATGCTGGCGGTGCCGTTTTTCGCGATCTCTTCAGCGGTGACAATGGCGGCTGGCTGCAAGATATTGGCCTTCTTAATCGCCTTGTGAATGAGAAACTGGCCTTGGCGGCCGAAGCGATTGCCGTCGACGGCTGGAAATGGGTCGAAGTGGCCGTCGACCTGCCCTATGGCAACACGGCGGGTATGCGTGAGATCACAGGTGCTGAGGCTCCATTGACTGAGGACGAGCAGGCGACGATCGATGCTTTGGTAGCTGAACAGGCCGCCATTGAGGCTAAATATGCCGAGGACGACGAATATCCCGACGAAGTCGACCAGCGCCTTGGCCAGATTGAAACCGCTTTGGAAGAATTTGATGAACGGCCCGCAACCTTTACCCCTGCGGAAAGGGCCATCTCTGGCGTCTTCCTCAGCCTGGCACGAGACGGCACGCTTGCGATCGAACGTGGATGGGTACGTCCGGAGGACGAACTGCCAGCAGATGTCGACCTCGACACCACTGTAGTTGATAGTGAGGGGGAAGGGGCAACTCTGGCTTCCACCGAGGCAACGGGAACAGTCATTACGGTTTTCGGTCATCCTTCGCCAGCGGCGGCGGATGAGGACGAAGAGACTATCCGACCACTGCCAGACCGGCTCGTCTCAGAACTCACTGCATATCGCACGCTCGCCCTTCAGGATGCTATCGCATGCAGTCCGCGCGTCGCTATGACAATGCTGCTTCATAAGCTGGTGACGGACGCCTTTCGTGCGTTGTCGACCGTGTCCTGCCTTGAGGCTTCCGTGCGCCGCATCCATTTCCCGGAACAGGGAGCGGATCTGAAAATCTGCCCCGCGGCTTTGGCAATCACCGAGCGCAGTGAGGCGTGGAAGGCGGCGATTCCTCAGGGTGACCAGGAACTTTGGGACTGGCTTGAAGGCGAATCCGACGACAGCCGAGCGATGCTTTTGGCCTACTGTGTCAGCTTCGGTGTCAACGCCCTGGTGGAGAAAATCGACCGCTACGGTGGCGGCTTGTCGCAACATGGCCTCGACCAGCGGATCGCCCAGGCGGACAGGCTGGCGACGGCCGTCAGCCTTGATCTGGTGGAAGCCGGGTGGCGCCCCACAGCAGATAACTACCTGGGTCGTGTGACTAAACCGCGAATTCTTGAAGCGGTCAGAGAGGGCGCTGGCGATCGTGCGGCACAACTCATTGAGCACCTGAAGAAGGGTGACATGGCGAAGGAAGCTGAACGCCTGTTGGCAAATACTGGTTGGTTGCCGGAACCCCTGCGTCTTGAGGCAGGACGAGCTGAAGCAGAAGCGCTTGAGCCGGAAGCCAGGGCCCTGCCGGAATTCCTCACGAACGGTGAGGATGGTGCTCTCAGCCACGCGACAGCGCCTGAGCAATTAGCCGCAGCTGAATAGTCGTCACCGGAGGGGAGCCCGGCAATGACCGGGCTCCCTTCATTGTCAGGAGCGCCAAAATGGCAGACTACGAATCCCCCACCATAATCCAGCCGATCATTCCCAATGCCGATATGACGCCGTTGGAACGTCTTCTCCTTACAGAGATATTCACTGGCGAGCCAGAAGGCGACGGCCTCTACTTCTTCGCCGAGCAATCGACCAACGACATGCCGGAATTCGATAGTTCGGATCTGCGGGCAGCGCTGCAGGCATCGGAAGGGCATGAAAGCCAAGCTGCCGAGTTTGTGCGAGAACAGCTTGCGAAAGCGGCGCCAGAGGATATCTCCATCACGCTCGATATGAGCATCATCTCCTGGGAATATCTGTTCCAGGATATCGTCAGACGTTCGAGCACACTCACCTATGTCACGGCGATCTCGGCGTACACCTGCTCAAAAATGCGCACCGACGGGTTCGGCGGCGTGGCCGTTCTGATCACGGCGAATGAGGTTCGTGGCAAGAACCTGGACGACGTGCTGGCGGACATGCTCGACGAGGCGGAAGCGAACGGCGAAATTCCGGCAGGTGTATCGTGAGCATTCCCGATCCCGTCCGCGCCAATTTCGATGTCCTGTTACGGGCTGCCGAAAATTGTGACCTCGCGTTAATGGAATGTACTGACGCCGAAACCGGGGTCCCTCGCTATGTGCTGTGTGCAGTGGCAAAGGATGGCGATGCCTATGTCATGACGCCTTTTGGCCACATGGTTTCCGACCAGGACCCCTATACCGCCTATATCCCTCCCAACGTTTGACCGGCAATGCGGGGCCAGAAGCATAGCGACCCGTTGCGCCTGACCTATCCAGCCTCAATTCCATAGACAGGATAAGGGGGCTGCTGCCAGTCTATCACCGAACGGGACCAGGTCTGTGCCATCGTACAGCACAATGCCATAGGCAAACTTGTCCTTGCAAGCCTCGGCAAGTGTCCGCAGGCCTGCAAAATCGTCTGATTTGACGGCTGCATTGGCCTTGATTTCGATTCCTACGATCATGCCGTCATCGCGTTCCAACACGATATCGACTTCGTGCAGTTGCTGGTCCCGGAAGTGGTAAGGGGTCAGGCGCATGTCAGAACCCGTGCGAAGTTTCAAAACTTCAGCGAACACGAATGTTTCCAAT includes the following:
- a CDS encoding ParA family protein, producing MPVISFANSKGGSGKTTTALLLACHIAQTKRVTIIDGDPRQPITSWAGKEGLVPDNLTVVGGINEDNVQALIEEAAARDPFVIVDLEGTASKTMGFAIGESDFIVIPCKEQQQDAEAAIQVIRSMQRDFKQMRREIPFALLFTMTKYVKSRAARIIVDQFRSSSIPTFKAEITERDAYSQIFLRGGTIYDLKNTVNNVDKAILNIEEFMVELVQTLKTKLNKEAA
- a CDS encoding replication initiator protein A, encoding MSRRPRKLSTDGDTEELFRIVTAREEDKQAAAAAEGEVVGAVPAHLDTSKPTVRRAPLMRERRGIDLFMIDPLSGVILKSDMQSLEHPIFSLSKVRDMSTYHYEHNGNWLEVTPSSIGRATIYDRDLILYITSHIVRAVNEGRGVSQTVRLTAHDFLKFANRGNGGRSYELLRESLTRLGGTRIQTNIKTNDTDEFRTFGLVESASILRETRDGQMLDLEIKVSDWLFKAISNSEVLALHPDYFRLKRPLERRLYELARKHCGRQESWVVSLDVCLKKSGSRGEMKEFRRMVREIVETNAETHHFPDYDIRMEGDYLVFELRSISALSKPLVTAEAGQPRLKPDTYEKAKKAAPGMDVYAMEADWLAYWQSSGRPKLKSADGAFVAYCKSRGGEGRKPARASARH
- a CDS encoding ParA family protein; translation: MKTLVLANQKGGVGKSAVATQFAQYLIEQGHRVLFIDLDHQRNSSKALAKSGRATIAPFTATKIFEGVGLTAPSATFALVEGDGDLSGMERQPTAHNAFVNALKAFLDRNAHAFDVCVLDTNPNPDIRYAAGLIVADYVLSPIQLNQEAIDGIGGLLNHTRYGIRKIKATLNPSLELIGILPNLVEPTPFQRGNLKQIAEGFGQLLIPTGEGSGIALLPRRSVFAEAQADGTYIANLKKTAARDTWREIRPVFEAIAHRMGLEVLNDA
- a CDS encoding ParB/RepB/Spo0J family partition protein, which gives rise to MTLDLSALDDPLEISTGKPLQVLLSDIEEDPNQPRVEFDEDAMADMEASIRAKGVISPVSIRPHPQKLGKYLLNFGARRLRGSRRAGRDTIPAFIDEGHDDFDQVIENEQRENLKPIELALFIQRKLDAGAKKADIARRLGKPAPVITEHLALIDLPPSLERAYRDGRLSSPKTIYELRSLHAKFPAEVERWVAKPVEITRATVSNLAAALKAPPLTAPLVMTKDSEAMEVAPKPSNKATAKVPAFAAPQPIKRPKILVEHKSRPATLILDRRPPLPGMVYIRYDTDPDSKDVQVEADTVTLSQIIEDETGNS
- a CDS encoding DUF736 domain-containing protein, coding for MATIGTFTKTENGYTGSVKTLNLNAKAQIVAVEKDNERSPDYRVYSGTIEIGAGWTKTARESNRDYVSLKLDDPSLPAPIFGSLVQAEDSETYNLIWSRRPGE
- a CDS encoding ATP-binding protein, with product MRHRHRTLSKTLETVSTVFPVVLITGPRQVGKTTLLQDCAEATRGYVSLDDLDQRALAQTDPALFLQLHKAPLIIDEVQYAPQLFSVIKGLVDKDQTSGQYWLTGSQKFHLMHGISETLAGRIAILDLIGLSQTERDDRAVAQSPFLPTLDWIEKARPQPSSSAVLDVYHTIWTGSFPAIALNPDMPRDIFYSSYIQTYIQRDVRDLTRVGDEVAFARFLRAAAARTGQLINYADMARDVDVDQKTIKAWLSILETSGLVFMLQPYHNNITNRLVKTPKLYFLDTGLCAYLTQWSTPEALEAGAMSGAILETYMLAEILKSYWNRGKVGNFYFYRDRDQREVDLLISQDGKLYPIEFKKTMTPSLGATKNFAALEALKQPIGDGCVICLKEIDIPLSKAVWAIPVGYL
- a CDS encoding zincin-like metallopeptidase domain-containing protein, translating into MSGYQKHSTGGEGPASLYSDITRKIIAELEAGNVPWVQPWAGSGRGGAAVGMPANASTHRRYSGINILILWNAVIKRGFAHQGWLTFRQALSLGGCVRKGEHGTTVVYADRFVPRTERQRLDAGGDDIRAIPFLKRFTVFNIAQCDGLPDDGTGLETVPDTPQIDPSVRNLIAKSGIDFRVGGDRAYYVPSHDYVQIPPPEAYFEPINWHRTALHELGHASGHPSRLNRDLTGPFGSRKYAAEELVAEMTSAFCCASLGIMPTVRHSDYIANWLEVLREDDKAIFRAASQASKSADYLLGFLKAEDESEAAAAAAAAAARDDLAAA
- a CDS encoding ParB N-terminal domain-containing protein; the encoded protein is MTQATQKIVLSTSRDIPLNKLVLSQSNVRIVKSGISIEELAEDIARRTLLQSLNVRPVLSGDGIETGMFEVPAGGRRYRALQLLVKQKRLAKDAPINCVVRAAGSDTTAEEDSLAENVQRVALHPLDQFRAFQALRGQGASEEEIAARFFVNLNVVQQRLRLASVSPALLEVYAEDGMTLNQLMAFSVSTDQVRQEQVWANIKDGYSKEPYHIKRLLTEHTIEASDRRALFVGVDAYEDAGGAVFRDLFSGDNGGWLQDIGLLNRLVNEKLALAAEAIAVDGWKWVEVAVDLPYGNTAGMREITGAEAPLTEDEQATIDALVAEQAAIEAKYAEDDEYPDEVDQRLGQIETALEEFDERPATFTPAERAISGVFLSLARDGTLAIERGWVRPEDELPADVDLDTTVVDSEGEGATLASTEATGTVITVFGHPSPAAADEDEETIRPLPDRLVSELTAYRTLALQDAIACSPRVAMTMLLHKLVTDAFRALSTVSCLEASVRRIHFPEQGADLKICPAALAITERSEAWKAAIPQGDQELWDWLEGESDDSRAMLLAYCVSFGVNALVEKIDRYGGGLSQHGLDQRIAQADRLATAVSLDLVEAGWRPTADNYLGRVTKPRILEAVREGAGDRAAQLIEHLKKGDMAKEAERLLANTGWLPEPLRLEAGRAEAEALEPEARALPEFLTNGEDGALSHATAPEQLAAAE
- a CDS encoding DUF6117 family protein, encoding MSIPDPVRANFDVLLRAAENCDLALMECTDAETGVPRYVLCAVAKDGDAYVMTPFGHMVSDQDPYTAYIPPNV